CGCCATCGGCGCGCCGCGCGTGGATGTGGTGATGGAGGTCAATGGCAAATCTGCCCTACGCAAGGATGTTGGCCGCGCCTACCTGTACAGCGGCAGTGGCAGCGGACCGATCCGTACCCGCGATGGCGCTGCCGCAGGCGACTGGTTTGGTGCGGTTGTAGCACTGCCCGGTGACCTGAACGGCGACACCCGCGCCGATCTCGTCGTGGGCAGCCCGCGTTCAGACAAATCCAGCATCAATGCCAAGGGCAAGACTATCCTGCTGAAAGATGTCGGCCGAGTGGTCGGTTACAGCGGAGCCAATGGCGCAGTGTTGTTCGACCGCACCGGCGCAGTCGCCAAAGATAACTACGGCGCGGCGCTGGATGCCAGCGGTGACATCAACGGCGATGGCGTGGCTGACATCATTATCGGCACACCCAGTGCTGATGCACTCGGCACTAACGCCAAGGGCAAGACCGTCCTACTGAAGGATGTCGGTCACATTGATATATTGTCCGGCAGGGCATTGGCTAAATGAGCGGAGGAGACTTGTAATGGAAGACGATCTTCTCCTCACCTTAAACCGCCTGCGCGAAGAACATCGCATGCTGGACGATGAAATTCTGGTGCTGCTGGAGAGGCCGTACTTCGATCAACTGCTGATGCAGCGCCTGAAAAAACGCAAGCTGTGGCTAAAAGATACGATCACGCGCGTAGAAAGCAAACTGATTCCGGATTTGGACGCTTGAGCACCGCATCAATGCTCTATTGATGCATGCCGGACGAATAAATTTTGTAGCCCCCGCGTTCTCTTTTTGCTGCATACATCGCGCGATCGGCAAACACGCGCAATTGATTGTCGTCGCGCGTGTGATCGGGATACATCGCCACACCCACACTCGCCGTTACCTGCATGCCCTTGGGCAAGATGTCATACGGCTTGCCAATTTCATCGACAATACGCTGCGCCACAATATCAATCCCCGGCGGCGAAGCCACATTTTCTAAAATCACCGCAAATTCATCGCCACCGACACGCGCAATGGTGTCAGCTTTGCGCAATAAGTTAGTTAGGCGATCAGCAATCTCGCACAAAATTTTATCGCCCATATCGTGGCCAAGCGTGTCATTGACGGGCTTAAAGCCGTCCAAATCAATCATTACTAAGCCGGCTATGTTTTTATTGCGATCACTGCTTGCGAGTGCGCGCGTGAGCTGGCTGTCAAACATCGAACGGTTAGCCAAGCCCGTCAAAGGATCGTGCGCCGCAAGAAATGCGTAGCGATCACGCTCGGCATCACGCTCCTGCTTCAAGCGCTGCGTAATCGCTTCAAACACCAACATCAAAAAAATAATAGCGAAGTAATTCACCAACCAATGCGTCAAATGCAGCGTCAGAAATTTAGAAAGATCGAGCAGTTGGGGAAATTTAAACAGCCAGCGATCTATTCCAATCATCGCAATGTGGCTGAGAAAAACGATACTAGACCACAACAAGCCGCTGTATTTCTCGCCTAAGGTGAACGCCAATACAATCGGAATGACCAACAGCGGCATGGCCGGCGACTCCAGCGGTCCGCCAGAAGTTGCCACACCGACAATCACACCCACATAGGTACATAACACGGTAATTTCTGCGCAGTGTTGATAGCGCTCACCGTTGCGCAACCAGTACAGCACCAATAAATAACCGCAGACCATAAAGATCAATAAGGTTATCGTGATAGCAATATTATTTTCAGAAAATGGCGCAAAAAAATGACATACACCGATGTCAAGGCAATCAGCAGAATATACAACGAGGCAATGCCCGCCAAAATGCGGGCGCGATACAACACTTCATGGTTGCTGAGATACTCGGGGCTGATCAAACGATCAAACAACTTGGCAAAATCCCTGCCAAACAACATGCCATTCTCCTACTGCGTTTACTTACACATAGCGACTGGTGCGCGTCATCAAACGCGATACCAAGGTCATCCCTTTTTTAATCGGTGCTGGAAATTGCGTACCGCCCGCCGCCAATGCCGCATGGCTGTGGCGTGCTTCGTCTTCCAACATCGTTTCAACAATGGCGCGACTTTTTTCATCGCAAGGTGGCAGCGTTTGCAGATGTTCTTCCAAGTGTTCGCACACTTGATCTTCAATCGCCGACACAAAACCCAAACTGGTTTTATCGCCAATCAAACCGGCTGCCGCACCTAAACCAAACGACATGCCATACCACAGTGGATTCAAAACCGAGAGGTGTCCGCCCAGTTGTTTGACGCGCTCTTCACACCACGCCAGGTGATCAATTTCTTCATCGGCCGCGCGTTCCATTTCCTCGCGCACGACAGGCAGTTTGGCAGTCAGCGCCTGACCTTGATACAGCGCCTGCGCACACACTTCGCCGGTGTGATTAACGCGCATCAAGCCAATCGAACGCGCTGTTTCTTCTTTAGTCAGCGAGCACTCCGCCACTTGCAAGGCCGGCGTGGCGCGCAGCGCGGGGCGCGTGTCACCCGTCAGCGTGCGCAGGGCGCGATCCGCCGAAACCAGCAAATGATCCAAACCGGTGAGTTGGCGTTCGGCAATAGGTGGCAGCATGTGAATTTCCACAAAAATCTCTTGTGTTCCAGTCTATGCTTTTTTGCCCAAAATAAAAAATTGGGGGGGCGTATAATTCGCGCCCTTCCCGCCCGCACAGGCAAACTCAGTCAAGGTTTCTCATGTCCTCCGCCTCCATGCGCAAAGGCTATTTGTACGGCTTTATTACGGTGTGTATGTGGGCAGGCTTCGTGCTGTTATCGCGTATGGCACAGGCCAGCGGTTTAAACAGCTTTGATATGACCGCCCTGCGCTTTGGCACCGCGTCACTACTGCTATTCCCCGCGTGGCTGTTCTGGCAGCGCGTGCCGCTATTCACACTACAAACCTTGCTGCTAGCCCTGATCGGCGGCATTGGCTATGCGCTGTGTGCCTACTCGGCGTTTCATTTCGCACCAGCCTCACACGGCGCGGTGCTGCTGTCGGGCGTGCTGCCTTTTTTTGTCACGCTGGTGGCGTGGTTATTACTCGGCGAAAAACCCAGTGCGCAGCGCTGGTTGGCTTTGAGTGTGATCGGCGGCGGCGTGCTGTGTTTGGCGTTTTACAGCTTGGGTGATTTACAAAACAGTTGGCCCGGCGATTTATTGTTGCTGGCATCCTCTTGTTTGTGGGCGATCTACAGTGTGCTGGCCAAACGCTGGGGCAAAACGCCGAAGGAAATCACCATCGGCGTCGGTTTGTTATCCGCGCTTATTTATCTGCCCTGCTATTGGTTGCTGTTACCGAAAAGGCATACACGATGCCGCGTGGAGCGCCATTCTGCTGCAGGCATTTTTTCAAGGCGTGTTAGTTGTTGTAGTGGCCATGCTGACTTTTATGAAAGCCATGGAACAACTCGGCCCCACACGCTTGGGCGCAGTGATGGCAACCGTACCTGCCTTTGCCGGTATTGGCGCAGTGGTTTTTTTGGGCGAACCTTTTTCGTGGCTGTTGGTGCTGGGCTTGCTGCTCACTTGCGGCGGCGCATGGTTAGGCTCCAAAGGCTAGGCAAAAAACACCGTATTTCCCGCAGTTTTTTGTGTTTTTTTGTAAATTAGTTAGCGCATTCCAATTTTCTTTTCGATTATACGCAGCGTAGTAATCAGAAAGAGGATCGAGCAATGAAAGCCATTATTCCCGCATTATTTTTCGCCACCTTAGCTGCGCCCTCAGGCATTGTTAGCGCCATGCTGTTGGCTGCACTCGTGTTCTGGGTAGCATACGATCAGGAATCCGAAACGCGGATGGTCTACTGATTACCGTAAGAATTGCGAGCATAAAAAAAGCGGGCATGCCCGCTTTTTTTATTGCACCACACACAGCTATTAAAAGCTTGCACTCTCGCGCAATGCCGCGATGCGTTTTTCCAACGGCGGGTGGCTCATAAATAATTCGCCCAAAGTTTTGCTTTTGCCGTTGATGCCGAAGGCCACCAATTGCCCATCCAGCGTACTCTCGTGTGAAACCTTGAGGCGTTCCAAGGCAGCAATCATTTTTTCTTTGCCTGCCAGCTTGGCACCGCCAATATCGGCACGGAATTCACGCTGACGGGAGAACCACGCCACGATGGTGCTGGCCACTATGCCAAACACCATTTCCAACACGAACACGGTCATCATGTAGGCGAAAGCGCCGCGATCGCGATCACCAATGAATTGCGCCACGACACGCGCCAAGAAAATCACAAAGGTGTTTACCACGCCTTGAATCAAAGTCAGGGTCACCATGTCGCCATTGGCGATGTGTGAAACTTCATGCCCCAACACCGCTTCCGCTTCTTCACGGCTCATGTTGTGCAGCAGACCGGAGGAGACAGCCACCAAGGCGCTATCGCGCTTCATACCGGTGGCAAATGCATTGATATCGGGTGAGTCGTAAATCGCCACATCCGGCATGCCGATACCTGCCGCCTGTGCTTGACGCTTCACCGTCTCTAGCAGCCAAGTTTCTACCTGTGTGCGCGGCTGCTCGATCACTTGCGCCCCCGTGGTGCGCAGCGCCATCCACTTGGACAGCATTAAAGAGATAACCGAGCCACCCATACCAAACACAAAAGCCAACAACAGCAGGCCGCCCATGCTGTTGCGCGACAGCCCCAGATACGACTGCAACACGCTCAACACGATGCCGAGCACCAACATAATGGCCAAGTTGGTCGCTAGAAATAAAACAATGCGCTTCATGAAAACCTCAAAGTGGATGCGTAACCCGAAGATGGGTGCTGCCGAGCGCTTTTCAAGCGACTGGCAGCGTTAGGACAAGAAACAATAAGAATAGTTCCCAATACGCTGTTTAACGGCGTCGCACAATGCCGCCGCTGTTTTTCTTGTCGTCTTCAGTCTGTTCCAAGCTGAGACCAGCCAGCCCACCAAAACCGCCACCGCCCGAATTTTCTTGCGCCAGTTTGATCATCAAGCGCAGATCGTTGGGCGAATCCGCGTGCAACAGTGCATCTTCGTAAGTGATCTCTCCGGCATCGTAGAAATTGAACAGCGCTTGGTCGAAAGTCTGCATACCCAATTCCGTGGATTTTTTCATCAACTCTTTCAAGCCGTGCACTTCACCTTTACGAATCATGTCGGAAGCAAGCGGCGTATTGAGCAGCACTTCGATAGCTGCACGGCGACCGTTGCCATCCGGTGTCGGCACCAATTGCTGCGCGATGATTGCTTTTAAGTTCAGCGACAAATCCATCCACAACTGCGAGTGCCTATCGGCGGGGAAAAAGTGAATGATACGATCCAAGGCTTGGTTAGCGTTGTTGGCGTGCAGGGTGCACAAACACAAGTGACCGGTTTCTGCAAACGCAATCGCGTGATCCATGGTTTCGCGTGAGCGTACCTCACCGATCAAAATAACATCGGGCGCTTGACGCAAAGTATTTTTCAGCGCCACTTCAAACGACTCGGTATCAATGCCCACTTCGCGCTGCGTAACAATACAGCCTGCGTGTTGGTGAATAAATTCGATCGGATCTTCGATGGTAATGATGTGACCTTTGGAATTGCGATTGCGATGGCCGATCATCGATGCCAACGAAGTGGATTTACCTGTGCCGGTCGCGCCCACAAAAATAATCAAACCACGTTTGGTCATCGCCAATTCTTTGATTACTTCTGGCAACATCAAATCGTCAATTTGCGGAATCTTGGTTTCGATACGACGCAACACCGCACCCGCCAGGTTGCGCTGATAAAACGCATTGGCACGAAAACGACCGATACCGCGCGCCGATACCGCAAAATTCAACTCCAAATTCTGCATGAACTCTTCGCGCTGCTTTTCGTTCATCAAACCGAGCACGACTTCACGCGTCAATTCCGGCGTCAACGGCGTGTTGGTCACTGGCACCACTTTGCCGTTCAGCTTGATTGAAGGTGGAACGCCTGCGGTGAGAAAAAGATCGGAAGCACCTTTTTCTACCATCAATGCCAACAGTTTGCTGATATCCATATTGTTCTTACCTGAATAAGGGTTATTGCCAGAATAATGATTTGTTATCGATTAAAAGTTTTCTGGAATTTTCGCTTTTTCACGCGCTGCATCGCGCGAAATCAAACCTTTTGACACCAAGTTCGTCAAACACTGATCCAGCGTCTGCATGCCCAACTGACCGCCCGTTTGAATAGCGGAATACATCTGTGCAATTTTGTCTTCACGAATCAAGTTACGAATCGCCGCGGTGCCGCGCATGATTTCGTGTGCCGCCACACGACCGCCGCCATTTTTCTTCAACAGCGTTTGTGAAATTACGCCTTGCAGTGATTCCGACAACATCGAACGCACCATGGCTTTTTCTTCCGCAGGGAATACATCCACCACACGGTCGATCGTTTTTGCGGCTGAAGTGGTGTGCAGCGTACCGAACACCAAGTGGCCGGTTTCTGCAGCAGTCAATGCCAAACGAATGGTTTCCAAGTCACGCATCTCACCCACGAGAATAATATCTGGATCTTCCCGCAAAGCTGAACGCAATGCTTCGGCGAAGCCCAAAGTGTCGCGGTGCACTTCCCGCTGGTTCACCAAACATTTTTTACTTTGATGTACGAATTCGATTGGATCTTCGATGGTCAAAATGTGTTCGTATTTGTTGTCGTTGATGTAGTCAATCATCGCCGCGAGCGTGGTGGATTTACCCGAACCGGTTGGTCCCGTCACCAAAATTAAACCGCGCGGAATGTGACACAAATCTTTAAACACTTGCCCCATGCCCAACTCTTCCATCGTCAATACTTTGGAAGGAATGGTTCTGAATACCGCACCGGCGCCGCGGTTTTGGTTGAAGGCGTTGACGCGGAAACGCGCCACACCTGGCACTTCAAACGAGAAGTCAGTTTCCCAAAACTCTTCGAAATCTTTGCGCTGCTTATCGTTCATGATGTCATAAATCAGCGCGTGCACTTGCTTGTGCTCCAGCGCCGGCAAGTTGATGCGGCGCACATCGCCGTCCACACGAATCATCGGTGGCAAACCGGCCGACAAGTGAAGATCCGAAGCGCCTTGTTTTGCGCTGAAAGCCAGCAGTTCAGTAATATCCATAATGAAAACAACCTTGTGTTGAGAGTTAACCCACGGGACACCGGTACAACACCTGCATCCATGACGACAATCGCTGCCAATATAGCCAAGGTGCACGACCGTATACAACACACCGCGCAGAAATGCGGGCGCGATGTGAACGCCGTCACATGACTGACCTGGGCAATTAGCGCTCGCTTATAATGCTGCGCTCTTTGGGAGGCACGGCATGACTCAACCCACTATTGGATTTATCGGCGCCGGCAATATGGCGGCCAGCTTGATCGGCGGCTTGGTCGCGCGCGGTTTTACGCCACAGCAACTCTGCGCCGCAGACCCCAACGCCGCTGGCTTGCAGGCACTCGCCGCACAACACGGCATCCACGCTTGCACGAGCAATGCGGAGGTCGCGCAACGCGCCGATATTCTGGTGCTGGCCGTGAAGCCGCAGGTGATGAAAGCGGTGTTGACCGATCTCGCGCCATCTGTGCAGAGCAAGCACCTGATCCTCTCCATCGCCGCCGGTATCAGCATGGCCAGCATGGAGCAGTGGCTCGGTGGCGCGCCCGCCATCGTGCGCTGCATGCCCAACACCCCCGCGCTGGTGCAGCAGGGCGCGAGTGGCTTGGTCGCCAACGCGCGCGTCAGTGCCGTGCAGCGCGAGCAAGCAGAAGCGATTCTGAAAGCTGTCGGCATTGCGTTGTGGCTGGATAACGAGACACAAATTGATGCCGTGACCGCCGTTTCCGGCAGCGGCCCCGCGTACTTTTTTCTGTTGATGGAAGCGATGATTGCCGCCGGTGAAAAATTGGGGCTCAGCACAGAAGCTGCTCGCGCGCTCACGCTACAAACCGCACTCGGTGCCGCGCAGATGGCGTGCAGCAGCGAGTTTGATCCCGCCGAATTGCGGCGCCGCGTCACTTCGCCAGGCGGAACCACCGAACGCGCCATTGCGCATTTTGAACAACAACATTTGCGCACGATTGTTGATGATGCCTTGCAAGCGGCCAGCACGCGCTCGCAAGAACTGGCGCAACAATTGAGCTAAACAACTATCGAGTTCGCACACATGAATGCATTCGCACAAATTGGCATCCTCACCCTGCAAACCATCGGCGGTTTGTATTTGCTGGCGGTGGTATTGCGTTTTTTATTGCAGGCCGCCCGCGCCGATTTTTACAATCCACTCTCGCAAGCGATCGCAAAAATCACTACACCTGTTTTGATGCCGCTGCGCCGCCTCATTCCCGGCTTGTTTGGCCTGGATCTCGCCTGTGTTGTCTTGGCGATTGCCGTGCAATACCTCACCGTCACTTTGAGTTGTTTATTGGTGGGTATTTTTAATCCACTGATTGTGTTGCTGTGGAGTTTGATCGGCATCGCATCCATGGTGGTCTACATTTATTTAATTTGCATGATCGTGATGATCATCCTCAGTTGGGTTGCGCCCTACACACGCCACCCCGCTGCAGTATTGTGCGTGCAATTGGTGCGGCCGCTGTGTGCGCCTATCCAGCGTTTTATTCCCTCACTGGGCGGTTTAGATATTTCACCGATTTTTGTTTTTTTATTACTGAATGCCGCGCGCGTGTTGATCAACAGCGCCGCAGCCAGCACCGGCTTAATGGGCGGTGCCAGCATGTTAGTTCCTGGTATGTTTTGATAAAAGCCCATTATGACACTCGCTATTTTTGATCTCGATAACACGCTGCTCAACGGTGACTCCGATCACGCTTGGGGTGAATTTATTGCCGATCTCGGCGTGGTCGATGCAACAGAATACCGCGCAAAAAATGACGCGTTTTATGACGATTACTGTCGCGGCGAATTGGATATCTACGCCTACCAGCGTTTTGTACTGGGCGTATTGGCGGGCAAAAGCATGGATGAATTATCGCGCTGGCATGCGCAATTTATGCGCGACAAAATTGCCGGCATGATTCTGCCCAAAGCTGTCGACCTCATTGAAAGCCATCGCGCACAAAATCACACTTTGATGATTATCACCGCCACCAACGCTTTCATTACTGCCCCTATCGCGCAGCGCTTAGGCATTGATATTTGGCTCGCCACCGAGCCGGAGATACGCAACGGCGTTTACACCGGCGACATCAGCGGCACACCCTGCTACCGCGAAGGCAAAGTCGAGCGCCTCAACGCTTGGCTAAACAACAATAATGAAACCCTGCACGGCAGTTTTTTCTACAGCGATTCGCACAATGATTTGCCGCTGCTACAAAAAGTGGATAAGCCCGTAGCGGTTGATCCCGATGACAAACTTAAAGTGTTTGCAGAAAAAATGGCTGGCAGGTACTGGGTTTGCGGTGAGAAAACATTTCAATAAAAATAATCTAATAAATAACAGGGCCTCATGAAAAATATACAGTTGCATTCGTTAACTTCTCTACGCTTCTTTGCCGCTCTGATGGTTTTTTTTAGTCACCTTGATTTTCTGCGCATACACACAGATACAGCGGGAAACCCAGACAAATACCAAGACATCTATAACACCTGGTTTTATGAGGGATATTCTGGCGTAACTTTTTTCTTCATTTTATCCGGATTTATCTTGGCTCACTCGTATCAAGATAGACTGGCAAACCGCACAACGACCACTGCAGATTTTTTTATTTATCGCATCGCGAGAATCATGCCACTACACTGGCTAACACTTTTACTAGCCATATTTTTATTGCGCACATCCAACGGTAATTATGATTTTTTCTCCACTAGCAGCTTTCTGACCAACGCACTCTTATTACAGGCTTGGTTTAGCGACACAAGCACGGCATTTTCCTACAACTTGGTATCATGGAGCTTGTCAGATGAAATGTTCTTCTATGCCATGTTTCCATTGCTTATCCGACTCAACACCAAAGCACTTATCCTCATTTTCATTCTACTCATCACCTGCATACTCACCTGGCTGCCGATAACGCTGCCCTTCGCGCCTTTTCATCTACCACGCTTCACCGATCTCACGAAATATTATGCCTACTGGTTTCCTGCATTCCGTATTGGTGACTTTCTAGCAGGCATTATTCTCTACCGCGCATGGATTACCTACAAAACAATCCCATCACTGCTAGCTAGTCTCCTGCAAGGAGCGTCCATTGTTTTACTGGTTTTATTTTATGCCCACCATGCCAGCGTCGATGAAACTCTGCGTTTCGATTTTTACTACGCCACTCCCATGGCTTTTCTGATTTTTGTTTTTGCTTACTCCAATGGGGTTTTTGCAAGAATGATATCCAATCGCCCCATGCTGATACTCGGCGAAGCCAGCTTTGCTTTTTACATGATCCATCAGCTAGAGCTGTATCAGATTGGCCATCGATTGGTGAGGTACAACGATACCCTACTTGAATGGTTCTATATGACAGAGCACCCAGAGTACGCTGTGTGCATCCACTTGGGTATCAGCGTGATCTTGAGCCTAGCGCTCTTTTTCTTATTTGAACGTCCAGCTCAGCGCATTTTCCAGAAAGGATTGTTTGGCATAAAAAACATGATCATTCGTGCCGAATTTAAACCTACTCGCGCTTAATGCGCAGTCAGGCTAATGATTCCTCCCGCAACCGTTCCATCACGGTCTTTGTCTCCGGTCTTACCCCGCGCCACAAATAAAAACTTTCGGCGGCTTGCTCTACCAACATACCCAAACCGTCGGCGACTTGCGCACCGTTGCGCTGCGCCCACTGCAAAAATGGCGTGAGTTGTGTGCCGTACATCATGTCGTAACAGCAGGCGTTGGGGTTGAGGATGGCGGGGTCGAGATCGGGCATTTCGCCACCCAAGCTGGCAGAGGTGCCATTGATAACGATGTCAAACGGGCGCGCGTGAATTTGCAAACTGCTGGCGCGCAGTAATTTTATTTCTTGTGCAGATTTGCCCACAGAAAAATCTTTCACCAGTGCTTCTGCTTTTTCCAAGGTGCGATTGGCAATGACCACGCGCGAGGGCTGCTCCGCCAACAAAGGCGCAATCACGCCGCGCACCGCACCGCCCGCACCGAGCAACAACACGCGTTTGTTTTTTATCGTCCAGCCGAGGTTTTGTGTGATGTCGCGCAGCAAACCGGCACCGTCGGTGTTATCACCATAAATTTTTCCATCCGGCATTTTTTTCAGCGTATTTACCGCGCCGGCGGCTTCGGCGCGCTCGCTCACCACATCGGCCAGTTCAAATGCTTCTAACTTGAACGGCACGGTGATATTGAGGCCGCTGCCGCCGCTGGCAAAAAAGTTTTTTGCCGTGGCAATAAATTGATCGGCGGCAACCAATTGACGATCGTAGATCAAATCCTGCTGCGTCTGTGCGGCAAACGCAGCGTGAATCTGCGGTGATTTGCTGTGTGCTATGGGGTTGCCAAATACCGCGTAACGATCAGTCATGTTTTTTCCTGTAATGATTTACACCCACTCGCGGCGCACGATGTAATCGCTGTAGAGTTTGGCTTCTGGTGAACCCGCTTCCGGTTGCCAGTTGTAATGCCAGCTCACCAGCGGTGGCAACGACATCAAAATAGATTCGGTGCGCCCGCCAGTTTGCAGACCGAACAGCGTGCCGCGATCGTACACCAAGTTGTATTCCACATAGCGCCCGCGACGATACAACTGAAAATTGCGTTCGCGCTCACCGTATTTCATGTTTTTACAACGCGCCACCACAGGGCAATACGCTTCAATATAGCTGTCACCTACGGCTCGCAAAAATGCAAAACTTTTTTCAAAACCCCAAGCATTCAAATCATCAAAAAACAAACCGCCAATACCGCGCTGCTCATTGCGATGCTTCAGAAAAAAATACTCATCGCACCATTTTTTGTAATCGGCATACACATTGGCACCAAATGGCTCACACGCTTTTTTTGCCGTGCGGTGCCAATGCACACAGTCTTCATCAAAACCGTAATAAGGCGTGAGATCGTAACCGCCGCCAAACCACCACACATCCGGCTCACCGTCTTTGCGTGCGATAAAAAATCTCACATTGGCATGCGAGGTAGGCACATAAGGATTTTCTGGATGGATAACAAGAGAAACGCCCATCGCTTCAAAGGCACGCCCCGCCAATTCTGGGCGATGCGCGGTGGCAGAAGCTGGCATGGAATCGCCTTGCACATGTGAGAAATTGACGCCGCCTTTTTCAAATACTGCGCCGTTGGTAATCACGCGCGTGATGCCGCCACCGCCGCCCCCTTCGCGCTGCCACGCGTCTTCGACAAATTTCGCACGACCATCTTCCGCTTCTAAACCTGCGCAAATACGATTTTGCACATCCAACAAATAATTTTTTACCGCAGCTACATCAACAGTCATCACACTCTCTCCAATTCATTAAGCCATGCGGCAGATGTCGCCCGTCATTACATCGCGAATCTGCGTGGGGTTTTGCAAACCGCCGAGTGCACCGGGCAGCACAGCATCCAAGGTGTCGCCAAAATTGCAGCGCACATCAAACACCGTACGCGCCGGTTTTTTACCCGCACGATTTGCTGATGTTGACACCAAAGCTCTACCAAACTGTTTGCACAACGCAGCTGCTAACGGGTGCGCCGTAACGCGCACCGCCAGTGTGCTGCGCCCGCCAGTAATCCACGCCGGCGCTGCGCCATTGTTAGGCACCAGCCAAGTATTAGGGCCAGGCCAACTTGCGTGCAGCAGCGCCAGTTTTTCTTCTGGCAAACCGCGCAGGTAGGGCATCAGTTGTTCAACATCGGCTGCAATAAGTATCACGC
The DNA window shown above is from Cellvibrionales bacterium and carries:
- a CDS encoding DUF465 domain-containing protein, with amino-acid sequence MEDDLLLTLNRLREEHRMLDDEILVLLERPYFDQLLMQRLKKRKLWLKDTITRVESKLIPDLDA
- a CDS encoding GGDEF domain-containing protein, yielding MVCGYLLVLYWLRNGERYQHCAEITVLCTYVGVIVGVATSGGPLESPAMPLLVIPIVLAFTLGEKYSGLLWSSIVFLSHIAMIGIDRWLFKFPQLLDLSKFLTLHLTHWLVNYFAIIFLMLVFEAITQRLKQERDAERDRYAFLAAHDPLTGLANRSMFDSQLTRALASSDRNKNIAGLVMIDLDGFKPVNDTLGHDMGDKILCEIADRLTNLLRKADTIARVGGDEFAVILENVASPPGIDIVAQRIVDEIGKPYDILPKGMQVTASVGVAMYPDHTRDDNQLRVFADRAMYAAKRERGGYKIYSSGMHQ
- the coq7 gene encoding 2-polyprenyl-3-methyl-6-methoxy-1,4-benzoquinone monooxygenase, whose product is MLPPIAERQLTGLDHLLVSADRALRTLTGDTRPALRATPALQVAECSLTKEETARSIGLMRVNHTGEVCAQALYQGQALTAKLPVVREEMERAADEEIDHLAWCEERVKQLGGHLSVLNPLWYGMSFGLGAAAGLIGDKTSLGFVSAIEDQVCEHLEEHLQTLPPCDEKSRAIVETMLEDEARHSHAALAAGGTQFPAPIKKGMTLVSRLMTRTSRYV
- the htpX gene encoding protease HtpX, which codes for MKRIVLFLATNLAIMLVLGIVLSVLQSYLGLSRNSMGGLLLLAFVFGMGGSVISLMLSKWMALRTTGAQVIEQPRTQVETWLLETVKRQAQAAGIGMPDVAIYDSPDINAFATGMKRDSALVAVSSGLLHNMSREEAEAVLGHEVSHIANGDMVTLTLIQGVVNTFVIFLARVVAQFIGDRDRGAFAYMMTVFVLEMVFGIVASTIVAWFSRQREFRADIGGAKLAGKEKMIAALERLKVSHESTLDGQLVAFGINGKSKTLGELFMSHPPLEKRIAALRESASF
- a CDS encoding PilT/PilU family type 4a pilus ATPase; the protein is MDISKLLALMVEKGASDLFLTAGVPPSIKLNGKVVPVTNTPLTPELTREVVLGLMNEKQREEFMQNLELNFAVSARGIGRFRANAFYQRNLAGAVLRRIETKIPQIDDLMLPEVIKELAMTKRGLIIFVGATGTGKSTSLASMIGHRNRNSKGHIITIEDPIEFIHQHAGCIVTQREVGIDTESFEVALKNTLRQAPDVILIGEVRSRETMDHAIAFAETGHLCLCTLHANNANQALDRIIHFFPADRHSQLWMDLSLNLKAIIAQQLVPTPDGNGRRAAIEVLLNTPLASDMIRKGEVHGLKELMKKSTELGMQTFDQALFNFYDAGEITYEDALLHADSPNDLRLMIKLAQENSGGGGFGGLAGLSLEQTEDDKKNSGGIVRRR
- a CDS encoding type IV pilus twitching motility protein PilT — its product is MDITELLAFSAKQGASDLHLSAGLPPMIRVDGDVRRINLPALEHKQVHALIYDIMNDKQRKDFEEFWETDFSFEVPGVARFRVNAFNQNRGAGAVFRTIPSKVLTMEELGMGQVFKDLCHIPRGLILVTGPTGSGKSTTLAAMIDYINDNKYEHILTIEDPIEFVHQSKKCLVNQREVHRDTLGFAEALRSALREDPDIILVGEMRDLETIRLALTAAETGHLVFGTLHTTSAAKTIDRVVDVFPAEEKAMVRSMLSESLQGVISQTLLKKNGGGRVAAHEIMRGTAAIRNLIREDKIAQMYSAIQTGGQLGMQTLDQCLTNLVSKGLISRDAAREKAKIPENF
- a CDS encoding pyrroline-5-carboxylate reductase, with product MTQPTIGFIGAGNMAASLIGGLVARGFTPQQLCAADPNAAGLQALAAQHGIHACTSNAEVAQRADILVLAVKPQVMKAVLTDLAPSVQSKHLILSIAAGISMASMEQWLGGAPAIVRCMPNTPALVQQGASGLVANARVSAVQREQAEAILKAVGIALWLDNETQIDAVTAVSGSGPAYFFLLMEAMIAAGEKLGLSTEAARALTLQTALGAAQMACSSEFDPAELRRRVTSPGGTTERAIAHFEQQHLRTIVDDALQAASTRSQELAQQLS
- a CDS encoding YggT family protein, giving the protein MNAFAQIGILTLQTIGGLYLLAVVLRFLLQAARADFYNPLSQAIAKITTPVLMPLRRLIPGLFGLDLACVVLAIAVQYLTVTLSCLLVGIFNPLIVLLWSLIGIASMVVYIYLICMIVMIILSWVAPYTRHPAAVLCVQLVRPLCAPIQRFIPSLGGLDISPIFVFLLLNAARVLINSAAASTGLMGGASMLVPGMF
- a CDS encoding acyltransferase — its product is MKNIQLHSLTSLRFFAALMVFFSHLDFLRIHTDTAGNPDKYQDIYNTWFYEGYSGVTFFFILSGFILAHSYQDRLANRTTTTADFFIYRIARIMPLHWLTLLLAIFLLRTSNGNYDFFSTSSFLTNALLLQAWFSDTSTAFSYNLVSWSLSDEMFFYAMFPLLIRLNTKALILIFILLITCILTWLPITLPFAPFHLPRFTDLTKYYAYWFPAFRIGDFLAGIILYRAWITYKTIPSLLASLLQGASIVLLVLFYAHHASVDETLRFDFYYATPMAFLIFVFAYSNGVFARMISNRPMLILGEASFAFYMIHQLELYQIGHRLVRYNDTLLEWFYMTEHPEYAVCIHLGISVILSLALFFLFERPAQRIFQKGLFGIKNMIIRAEFKPTRA